The following coding sequences lie in one Arachis stenosperma cultivar V10309 chromosome 5, arast.V10309.gnm1.PFL2, whole genome shotgun sequence genomic window:
- the LOC130980783 gene encoding uncharacterized protein LOC130980783, with translation MAAMANLTNTMEDNAATTLQAVQRLAQPTGNGKGNANDNAEGNSDNTGGVPMTLATFFMAQHVSLNQYVEFVAYQLAREAQPWWQAECRLLQLQNADIPWKVFQTAFYKKYFPESAREPKEMELMQLNQGFMSVVEYTNKFEELCRFSWVCQGDSETFESWRCIKYQRSLKDSIMTVVAPMEIIVFSDLVNKARVVEEYGKTVAASKDAHGRSSSRGRGKYFHPRGQSFKSGGYAPQGQGGFRKNNQNKFQYAKGRENKSGCFRCGLPGHIARDCTRGRNQNTDQNQHQGRVFAVNAKDASKADQLMRGICLIGDKSLVALYDTGASH, from the exons ATGGCTGCAATGGCGAATCTCACTAATACCATGGAAGATAATGCTGCTACGACTCTGCAAGCTGTGCAGAGATTGGCCCAACCGACTGGGAATGGCAAAGGGAATGCCAATGATAATGCTGAGGGTAACAGTGATAACACAGGAGGAGTTCCGATGACCTTGGCGACGTTCTTCATG GCGCAGCATGTTTCTCTCAATCAATATGTGGAATTTGTCGCTTATCAACTAGCGAGAGAGGCTCAGCCCTGGTGGCAAGCTGAGTGTCGTTTGCTACAACTTCAAAACGCCGACATTCCATGGAAGGTGTTCCAAACGGCTTTCTATAAGAAATACTTTCCTGAGTCTGCAAGAGAACCAAAGGAGATGGAGCTAATGCAACTGAATCAAGGTTTCATGTCTGTGGTAGAATACACCAACAAGTTTGAAGAGCTTTGTAGATTTTCTTGGGTGTGTCAGGGTGACTCGGAGACCTTCGAGAGCTGGAGGTGTATTAAGTACCAGAGGAGTTTGAAGGATAGCATTATGACTGTTGTGGCTCCTATGGAAATCATTGTTTTCTCCGACTTGGTGAACAAAGCAAGGGTAGTGGAGGAGTATGGCAAGACCGTGGCGGCATCCAAGGACGCTCATGGAAGGAGCTCTAGTCGTGGGCGTGGCAAGTATTTTCATCCAAGAGGACAAAGCTTCAAAAGTGGAGGATATGCACCTCAAGGCCAAGGGGGCTTCAGAAAGAACAATCAGAATAAATTCCAGTATGCTAAAGGAAGagagaacaagagtggttgctTCCGTTGTGGGTTACCTGGCCACATTGCAAGGGATTGCACTCGTGGGAGGAATCAGAATACGGACCAGAATCAGCACCAAGGTCGAGTCTTTGCTGTGAATGCCAAGGATGCTTCCAAGGCGGATCAGTTGATGAGAGGTATATGTCTAATTGGTGATAAATCCTTAGTTGCATTATATGATACTGGAGCTTCGCATTAG